In the genome of Kitasatospora cathayae, one region contains:
- a CDS encoding phosphatase PAP2 family protein: MGEPTEIQRGDAGRADAARGGGSEAAGATVPRQPEGATRAARSRTAVLRTRVRDQRRSPARPRIWFELALIGISYWLYSIVRNAVPEQEAVAQRNARWIWDLEHHLGIAVERSVNHAMDSVGWLITGMNYYYATLHFIITIGVLVWLYRSHPGRYVAARTVLFVTTGIALVGFYFFPLAPPRLMTDGGFIDTVQTHHTWGSFASGPAAHVSNLYAAMPSMHIGWSTWCGLAIFFLARRAWVRVLGLMYPLATLTVIISTANHFWMDAVGGAICLMVGFLTARWLYHEWVYKLPQVPARESAEEPVTVPEQWSEPTVSSARR; encoded by the coding sequence ATGGGGGAACCGACCGAGATCCAGCGAGGCGACGCCGGACGCGCCGACGCGGCCCGCGGTGGCGGTTCCGAGGCAGCCGGAGCCACCGTGCCCCGGCAGCCCGAAGGAGCCACCCGTGCCGCCCGGTCCCGCACCGCCGTCCTGCGCACCCGGGTGCGCGACCAGCGCCGCTCACCGGCCCGACCGCGGATCTGGTTCGAGCTGGCCCTGATCGGCATCAGCTACTGGCTCTACTCGATCGTGCGCAACGCCGTCCCCGAGCAGGAGGCGGTGGCGCAGCGGAACGCGCGCTGGATCTGGGACCTGGAGCACCACCTCGGCATCGCCGTCGAGCGCTCCGTCAACCACGCCATGGACAGCGTCGGGTGGCTCATCACCGGGATGAACTACTACTACGCGACGCTGCACTTCATCATCACCATCGGCGTGCTGGTCTGGCTCTACCGCAGCCACCCCGGCCGCTACGTCGCGGCCCGCACGGTGCTGTTCGTCACCACCGGGATCGCCCTGGTCGGCTTCTACTTCTTCCCGCTGGCCCCGCCCCGGCTGATGACCGATGGCGGCTTCATCGACACCGTCCAGACCCACCACACCTGGGGCTCGTTCGCCTCGGGGCCCGCCGCGCACGTCTCCAACCTGTACGCGGCCATGCCCTCGATGCACATCGGCTGGTCGACGTGGTGCGGTCTGGCGATCTTCTTCCTGGCCCGCCGGGCCTGGGTCCGGGTGCTCGGGCTGATGTACCCGCTGGCCACCCTGACGGTCATCATCTCGACCGCCAACCACTTCTGGATGGACGCCGTCGGCGGAGCGATCTGCCTCATGGTGGGCTTCCTGACCGCCCGCTGGCTCTACCACGAGTGGGTCTACAAGCTGCCGCAGGTGCCGGCCCGGGAGTCGGCCGAGGAGCCGGTCACCGTCCCCGAGCAGTGGAGCGAGCCGACGGTCAGCAGCGCCCGGCGCTGA
- the pulA gene encoding pullulanase-type alpha-1,6-glucosidase — protein sequence MADTPLRPRSRCGPRRRPGRTAVLLAAALTAATLGSAPAALAAAPPAPPSDAALAATAGRHDLTREQFYFVLPDRFANGDTANDTGAKLPDGSTGGRLDNGFDPSDKGFYHGGDLAGLIQKLDYIQDLGTTAIWMAPIFKNKPVQGSGADASAGYHGYWITDFTQVDPHFGTNEQLKELIAKAHARGIKVFFDVITNHTADVVDDAEQQHGYRSTGAYPTLDADGRPVDETAIADSGAPWPKITKDSFPYTPVFRTPADAKAKSPSWLNDPALYHNRGDSTFVGESATEGDFNGLDDLDTQNPRVVKGFEQVYQQWVKDAGVDGFRIDTVKHVNMAFWQQWAPALKDFAAKQGNKRFFMFGEVYSGDPAVTSPYVTKGKLQATLDFPFQGAARSYVSQGGSAKTLADVYGQDYRYTSADTDAYELPTFLGNHDMGRFGSFLLADNPGADDATLLKKDRLGTELQFLTRGQPVVYYGDEQGFTGAGGDKDARQDMSASRTASYNSDRVLGGPSGPADRYGQGGELYQGIAGLAKLRRDNPALADGAQIERYAADGAGVYAFSRIDAGQQVEYLVAVNNATEAKTVTLDTYSAGMGFDRIYPSSGERITSGGDRKVTVTVPALSSVVFRAGARLAPVAAAPQLSVRPPADGSTGLVTVGATADGGFDRVSFAAQIGTGPWQTLGTADTGKYAVTQDLSAVAPGTVVRYKAVVQDSSGHLRSATASFTTGTPAPKPVPTASARPYAVVHYNRPDGDYDGWNLYAWGDLADGEGTQWPAGHPFTGRDAYGAFAYVRLKPGASDVGFIVEKNGVKDVDTDRHLDAGTTGEVWLKQGDPAVRTANPGPANSQPADTAVIHYNRADGNYDGWGLHDWTGAANPTDWGKPLMPVRRDAFGAVFEVPLAPGATSLSYILHNGNDKDLPADQSLDFAVNGKEVWILGGREGYLLPQNPAASSQLDLSGAKAQWIDAKTVVVPANYGATDAALAGGTSAQLVYDPEGGIRADKGVLTKPGQWIRLTPVTGGLTDAQKAKYPHLAGYRAFTVDARDTARVPAALRSQLLFTEHLPSGAALAATGVQIPGVLDDLYAGRTGKVDFGPAYYDGKVALSLWAPTAQQVSVQVFDSATGGTPRTLPLKLDDETGVWELVRDKRELDGKYYLYQVKVWAPSVQQLVVNTVTDPYSVALSTDSRRSLVADLDAKELKPAGWDDQPRPAAVPPGKEQIQELHVRDFSVEDTTVPAAERGTYLAFTESDSAGMRHLRDLAKAGVTTVHLLPTFDIATIHENRADQKLPPCDLKSLAPNSPKQQECVAAVAADDAYNWGYDPLHYNVPEGSYAAATDLGGTSRPEAGGGTARTVQFRRMVQAMHAAGLRVVLDVVYNHTAASGQAEHSVLDRVVPGYYQRLDANGKVTTDSCCADTAPEHAMMNRLVVDSVSLWAREYQVDGFRFDLMGLDPKSTMLDVQAALRKMTPDSDGVDGRNVFLYGEGWNFGTVANNARFEQATQANMAGTGIATFDDRLRDAARGGNFMLSSAPQQGFASGLYTDPNGSAANGGPQEQKARLLHQMDQLKVGLTGNLAGYSFTDSSGKTVTGAQVDYNGAPTGYAAKPGEAVEYVDAHDNTDLFDALAYKLPTTTAPADRARMQALGLSLTALTQGAGFAQAGSDLLRSKSLDSNSYDSGDWFNAIHWPNPSTGAEDGNGWGRGLPMAKDNQELWPTAESLLADPKLTMGAADIRATTAQFQDFLRIKQSSPLFSLPTLADVQQRLSYPLSGTPGETPGVITLHLDGTGLAGAEKGITVVFNATPTAQTQTLPALKGTSQALHPVQAGGVDQVVKQSGFDAATGTFTVPGRTVAVFVQG from the coding sequence GTGGCCGATACGCCGCTCCGCCCCCGATCTCGCTGCGGTCCCCGCCGCAGACCCGGCCGCACGGCCGTGCTGCTGGCCGCCGCGCTGACCGCCGCCACCCTCGGCAGCGCCCCCGCGGCCCTCGCCGCCGCCCCGCCGGCCCCGCCCTCCGACGCCGCGCTGGCGGCCACCGCCGGGCGGCACGACCTCACCCGCGAGCAGTTCTACTTCGTCCTGCCCGACCGCTTCGCCAACGGCGACACCGCCAACGACACGGGGGCCAAACTCCCGGATGGCAGTACGGGCGGGCGGCTGGACAACGGCTTCGACCCGAGCGACAAGGGCTTCTACCACGGCGGCGACCTGGCCGGCCTGATCCAGAAGCTCGACTACATCCAGGACCTCGGCACCACCGCGATCTGGATGGCCCCGATCTTCAAGAACAAGCCGGTGCAGGGCAGCGGCGCCGACGCCTCGGCCGGCTACCACGGGTACTGGATCACCGACTTCACCCAGGTCGACCCGCACTTCGGCACCAACGAGCAGCTCAAGGAGCTGATAGCCAAGGCGCACGCGCGCGGCATCAAGGTCTTCTTCGACGTCATCACCAACCACACCGCCGACGTCGTCGACGACGCCGAGCAGCAGCACGGCTACCGCTCGACCGGCGCGTACCCGACGCTCGACGCCGACGGCCGCCCGGTCGACGAGACCGCGATCGCCGACAGCGGCGCCCCCTGGCCGAAGATCACCAAGGACTCCTTCCCCTACACCCCGGTCTTCCGCACCCCGGCCGACGCCAAGGCCAAGAGCCCGTCCTGGCTCAACGACCCGGCGCTGTACCACAACCGGGGCGACTCGACCTTCGTCGGCGAGTCCGCCACCGAGGGCGACTTCAACGGCCTGGACGACCTCGACACCCAGAACCCCCGGGTGGTCAAGGGCTTCGAGCAGGTCTACCAGCAGTGGGTCAAGGACGCCGGGGTGGACGGCTTCCGGATCGACACCGTCAAGCACGTGAACATGGCCTTCTGGCAGCAGTGGGCCCCCGCGCTCAAGGACTTCGCCGCCAAGCAGGGCAACAAGAGGTTCTTCATGTTCGGCGAGGTCTACTCCGGCGACCCGGCCGTCACCTCGCCCTACGTCACCAAGGGCAAGCTCCAGGCCACGCTGGACTTCCCGTTCCAGGGCGCGGCCCGCTCCTACGTCTCCCAGGGCGGCTCGGCGAAAACCCTCGCCGACGTCTACGGCCAGGACTACCGCTACACCAGCGCCGACACCGACGCGTACGAGCTGCCGACCTTCCTCGGCAACCACGACATGGGCCGCTTCGGCTCCTTCCTGCTCGCCGACAACCCGGGCGCCGACGACGCCACCCTGCTGAAGAAGGACCGGCTCGGCACCGAGCTGCAGTTCCTCACCCGCGGCCAGCCCGTCGTCTACTACGGCGACGAGCAGGGCTTCACCGGCGCGGGCGGCGACAAGGACGCCCGGCAGGACATGTCCGCCTCCAGGACGGCCTCCTACAACAGCGACCGGGTGCTCGGCGGCCCCTCCGGACCGGCCGACCGGTACGGGCAGGGCGGCGAGCTCTACCAGGGCATCGCGGGCCTGGCCAAGCTGCGCCGCGACAACCCGGCGCTGGCCGACGGCGCGCAGATCGAGCGCTACGCCGCCGACGGCGCGGGCGTGTACGCCTTCTCCCGGATCGACGCCGGGCAGCAGGTCGAGTACCTGGTGGCGGTCAACAACGCCACCGAGGCGAAGACCGTCACCCTGGACACCTACTCGGCGGGGATGGGCTTCGACCGGATCTACCCGTCGTCGGGGGAGCGGATCACCAGCGGCGGCGACCGCAAGGTGACCGTCACCGTGCCGGCGCTGTCCTCCGTCGTCTTCAGGGCGGGGGCCCGGTTGGCGCCCGTCGCCGCCGCGCCCCAGCTCTCGGTGCGCCCGCCCGCGGACGGCTCCACCGGGCTGGTGACGGTCGGCGCCACGGCGGACGGCGGCTTCGACCGGGTGAGCTTCGCCGCCCAGATCGGCACCGGGCCCTGGCAGACGCTGGGCACCGCCGACACCGGCAAGTACGCGGTGACGCAGGACCTGAGTGCGGTCGCCCCCGGCACGGTGGTGCGCTACAAGGCCGTCGTGCAGGACTCCAGCGGCCACCTGCGCTCCGCCACCGCGAGCTTCACCACCGGCACCCCCGCGCCCAAGCCGGTGCCCACCGCCAGCGCCCGCCCGTACGCCGTCGTCCACTACAACCGGCCGGACGGCGACTACGACGGCTGGAACCTCTACGCCTGGGGCGACCTCGCCGACGGCGAGGGCACCCAGTGGCCCGCCGGGCACCCCTTCACCGGGCGGGACGCGTACGGCGCCTTCGCGTACGTGCGGCTCAAGCCCGGGGCCTCGGACGTCGGCTTCATCGTGGAGAAGAACGGCGTCAAGGACGTGGACACCGACCGGCACCTCGACGCCGGTACCACCGGCGAGGTGTGGCTGAAGCAGGGCGACCCGGCCGTCCGCACCGCCAACCCCGGGCCCGCGAACAGCCAGCCCGCCGACACCGCCGTCATCCACTACAACCGGGCCGACGGCAACTACGACGGCTGGGGCCTGCACGACTGGACCGGCGCCGCCAACCCCACCGACTGGGGCAAGCCGCTGATGCCGGTGCGCCGCGACGCCTTCGGCGCCGTCTTCGAGGTGCCGCTCGCCCCCGGGGCGACCAGCCTCAGTTACATCCTGCACAACGGCAACGACAAGGACCTGCCCGCCGACCAGTCGCTGGACTTCGCCGTCAACGGCAAGGAGGTGTGGATCCTCGGCGGCCGCGAGGGCTACCTGCTGCCGCAGAACCCCGCCGCCTCCTCGCAGTTGGATCTCTCCGGCGCCAAGGCCCAGTGGATCGACGCGAAGACCGTCGTCGTCCCGGCGAACTACGGCGCCACCGATGCCGCGCTGGCCGGCGGCACCAGCGCCCAGCTGGTCTACGACCCCGAGGGCGGCATCCGCGCCGACAAGGGCGTGCTGACCAAGCCCGGCCAGTGGATCCGGCTCACCCCCGTCACGGGCGGGCTCACCGACGCCCAGAAGGCCAAGTACCCGCACCTGGCGGGCTACCGGGCCTTCACCGTGGACGCCCGGGACACCGCGCGCGTCCCGGCGGCGCTGCGCAGCCAGCTGCTGTTCACCGAACACCTGCCCAGCGGCGCCGCGTTGGCCGCCACCGGGGTGCAGATCCCGGGCGTGCTGGACGACTTGTACGCCGGCCGTACCGGCAAGGTGGACTTCGGTCCGGCCTACTACGACGGCAAGGTCGCGCTCTCGCTCTGGGCACCGACCGCGCAGCAGGTGTCCGTCCAGGTCTTCGACAGCGCCACCGGGGGGACCCCGAGGACGCTGCCGCTGAAGCTGGACGACGAGACCGGAGTGTGGGAACTCGTACGGGACAAGCGGGAGTTGGACGGAAAGTACTACCTGTACCAGGTGAAGGTCTGGGCGCCCTCGGTGCAGCAGCTGGTGGTCAACACCGTCACCGACCCGTACTCGGTGGCGCTGTCCACCGACTCCCGGCGCAGCCTGGTCGCCGACCTGGACGCCAAGGAGCTCAAGCCCGCCGGCTGGGACGACCAGCCCCGCCCGGCGGCCGTCCCGCCCGGGAAGGAGCAGATCCAGGAACTGCACGTCCGGGACTTCTCGGTGGAGGACACCACCGTCCCGGCCGCCGAGCGCGGCACCTACCTGGCGTTCACCGAGTCCGATTCGGCCGGGATGCGGCACCTGCGGGACCTCGCCAAGGCCGGGGTGACCACCGTCCACCTGCTGCCGACCTTCGACATCGCCACCATCCACGAGAACCGGGCGGACCAGAAGCTGCCGCCCTGCGACCTCAAGTCCCTCGCCCCGAATAGCCCCAAGCAGCAGGAGTGCGTGGCGGCCGTCGCCGCCGACGACGCGTACAACTGGGGCTACGACCCGCTGCACTACAACGTGCCCGAGGGCTCCTACGCCGCTGCCACCGACCTTGGGGGCACCTCCCGGCCGGAGGCTGGGGGAGGGACGGCCCGCACCGTGCAGTTCCGGCGGATGGTCCAGGCGATGCACGCCGCCGGGCTGCGGGTGGTGCTGGACGTGGTCTACAACCACACCGCCGCCAGCGGCCAGGCCGAACACTCGGTGCTGGACCGGGTGGTGCCCGGCTACTACCAGCGGCTCGACGCCAACGGCAAGGTGACGACTGACAGTTGCTGCGCCGACACCGCGCCCGAGCACGCCATGATGAACCGGCTGGTGGTCGACTCGGTGTCGCTGTGGGCCCGGGAGTACCAGGTCGACGGCTTCCGCTTCGACCTGATGGGCCTGGACCCGAAGTCCACCATGCTGGACGTGCAGGCCGCGCTGCGGAAGATGACGCCGGACTCCGACGGGGTGGACGGCAGGAACGTCTTCCTCTACGGCGAGGGCTGGAACTTCGGCACCGTCGCGAACAACGCCCGGTTCGAGCAGGCCACCCAGGCCAACATGGCCGGCACCGGCATCGCCACCTTCGACGACCGGCTCCGCGACGCCGCCCGCGGCGGCAACTTCATGCTGAGCTCCGCACCCCAGCAGGGCTTCGCCTCCGGGCTGTACACCGACCCCAACGGCTCGGCGGCGAACGGCGGTCCGCAGGAGCAGAAGGCCCGGCTGCTGCACCAGATGGACCAGCTGAAGGTCGGGCTGACCGGGAACCTGGCCGGCTACTCCTTCACCGACAGCTCGGGGAAGACCGTCACCGGCGCCCAGGTCGACTACAACGGCGCCCCGACCGGGTACGCCGCCAAGCCGGGGGAGGCGGTGGAGTACGTGGACGCCCACGACAACACCGACCTGTTCGACGCGCTCGCGTACAAGCTTCCGACCACCACCGCGCCCGCCGACCGGGCCCGGATGCAGGCGCTCGGACTGTCGCTGACCGCGCTCACCCAGGGCGCTGGCTTCGCCCAGGCCGGCAGTGACCTGCTGCGCTCCAAGTCGCTCGACTCCAACTCCTACGACTCGGGGGACTGGTTCAACGCGATCCACTGGCCCAATCCATCGACGGGGGCCGAGGACGGCAACGGCTGGGGCCGCGGCCTGCCGATGGCCAAGGACAACCAGGAACTCTGGCCGACCGCCGAATCCCTGCTGGCCGACCCGAAGTTGACCATGGGCGCGGCCGACATCCGGGCGACCACCGCGCAGTTCCAGGACTTCCTGCGGATCAAGCAGTCCTCGCCGCTGTTCTCGCTGCCCACCCTGGCCGACGTCCAGCAGCGGCTGTCGTACCCGCTCTCCGGCACGCCCGGTGAGACGCCCGGGGTGATCACCCTGCACCTGGACGGCACCGGGCTGGCCGGGGCGGAGAAGGGCATCACCGTGGTCTTCAACGCCACGCCCACCGCGCAGACCCAGACCCTGCCGGCCCTGAAGGGGACGAGCCAGGCGCTGCACCCGGTCCAGGCGGGCGGGGTGGACCAGGTGGTGAAGCAGTCCGGCTTCGACGCCGCGACCGGCACCTTCACCGTGCCGGGCCGTACCGTGGCGGTGTTCGTCCAGGGCTGA
- a CDS encoding M4 family metallopeptidase, producing the protein MSRHAHVRKAAVVMAATTALLVTGIPVIAQAAPDAPAAVVSQQVSRAALIASANQQAASLAQALGLDGKEQLVTKDVVQDVNGGRHLRYERTYAGLPVLGGDLIVHQDSAGATKSVTKASEANLAGVDTTPALAAPKAQEAALAAEQGSVEGAPRLVVWAADGTPKLAWETVVNGRESDGTPSKLHVVTDAKTGVVLSKADGIKRGSGNGVFVGQVPLTTTQSGSTYSLKDATRGGQYTTDMNNGTSGNGTLFSKSSDTWGNGLASNRESAAVDAQYGAAATWDFYKNTFGRSGIKNDGVGAMSRVHYDTGYVNAFWDDGCFCMTYGDGSGDTHPLTELDVSGHEMTHGVTSATANLNYSGESGGLNEATSDIMGTMVEFYANLPKDVPDYLIGELIDINGNGTPLRYMDKPSKDGSSADSWYSGVGNLDVHYSSGVANHFFYLLAEGSGAKVINGVSYNSPTVNNITVTGIGRDKAAQVWYKALTAYMTSTTDYAAARTATLNAATDLYGANSAEYNAVATAWAAVNVGSLPNPGGVTVTNPGNQSTAVGGSVNLQIKASGGTAPLSYSATGLPAGLVINAGTGVITGSPTAAGTSNVTVTVKDSAGKSGTTSFTWTVTTGGGGSCTPAQLLGNPGFETGSAAPWTASSGVIDNGSSEPAHGGSWKAYLDGYGSSHTDTLSQSVTIPAGCKATLSFWLHIDTAESGSTAYDKLTVSVNGTTLKTYSNVDAAAGYQQRTFDLSAYAGQTVTLKFTGVEDSSLQTSFVIDDTSIQTG; encoded by the coding sequence ATGTCACGTCACGCTCACGTCCGGAAGGCGGCAGTCGTCATGGCCGCCACCACCGCGCTGCTGGTCACCGGCATACCGGTGATCGCCCAGGCGGCCCCGGACGCGCCGGCCGCCGTCGTCTCCCAGCAGGTCAGCCGGGCCGCGCTGATCGCCTCGGCGAACCAGCAGGCCGCCTCCCTCGCCCAGGCGCTCGGCCTGGACGGCAAGGAGCAGCTGGTCACCAAGGACGTCGTCCAGGACGTCAACGGTGGTCGCCACCTGCGCTACGAGCGCACCTACGCCGGACTCCCGGTCCTCGGTGGCGACCTGATCGTCCACCAGGACTCCGCCGGCGCCACCAAGAGCGTGACCAAGGCGAGCGAGGCCAACCTCGCGGGCGTGGACACCACCCCCGCCCTGGCCGCGCCGAAGGCGCAGGAGGCCGCGCTCGCCGCCGAGCAGGGCTCCGTCGAGGGCGCGCCCCGGCTGGTCGTCTGGGCCGCCGACGGCACCCCGAAGCTCGCCTGGGAGACCGTGGTCAACGGCCGCGAGTCCGACGGCACCCCGAGCAAGCTGCACGTCGTCACCGACGCCAAGACCGGTGTCGTGCTCAGCAAGGCCGACGGCATCAAGCGCGGCAGCGGCAACGGTGTGTTCGTCGGCCAGGTGCCGCTGACCACCACCCAGAGCGGCTCGACCTACTCGCTGAAGGACGCCACCCGCGGCGGCCAGTACACCACCGACATGAACAACGGCACCTCCGGCAACGGCACGCTGTTCAGCAAGTCGAGCGACACCTGGGGCAACGGCCTGGCCAGCAACCGCGAGTCGGCCGCCGTGGACGCCCAGTACGGCGCCGCCGCCACCTGGGACTTCTACAAGAACACCTTCGGCCGCAGCGGCATCAAGAACGACGGCGTCGGCGCCATGAGCCGGGTCCACTACGACACCGGCTACGTCAACGCGTTCTGGGACGACGGCTGCTTCTGCATGACGTACGGCGACGGCTCAGGCGACACCCACCCACTCACCGAACTCGACGTCTCCGGCCACGAGATGACCCACGGCGTCACCTCCGCCACCGCCAACCTGAACTACTCGGGCGAGTCCGGCGGCCTCAACGAGGCCACCTCCGACATCATGGGCACGATGGTCGAGTTCTACGCCAACCTGCCCAAGGACGTGCCGGACTACCTGATCGGCGAGCTGATCGACATCAACGGCAACGGCACGCCGCTGCGCTACATGGACAAGCCTTCCAAGGACGGCTCCTCGGCCGACTCCTGGTACTCGGGCGTCGGCAACCTGGACGTCCACTACTCGTCCGGTGTCGCCAACCACTTCTTCTACCTGCTGGCCGAGGGCAGCGGGGCCAAGGTGATCAACGGCGTCAGCTACAACAGCCCGACGGTCAACAACATCACCGTCACCGGCATCGGCCGGGACAAGGCGGCGCAGGTCTGGTACAAGGCGCTGACCGCCTACATGACCTCCACCACCGACTACGCCGCCGCCCGCACCGCGACCCTGAACGCGGCCACCGACCTGTACGGCGCCAACAGCGCCGAGTACAACGCGGTCGCCACCGCCTGGGCCGCCGTCAACGTCGGCTCGCTGCCCAACCCGGGCGGGGTCACCGTGACCAACCCGGGCAACCAGTCCACCGCGGTGGGCGGCTCGGTCAACCTGCAGATCAAGGCCTCGGGCGGAACGGCCCCGCTGTCGTACAGCGCGACCGGTCTGCCGGCCGGTCTGGTCATCAACGCCGGCACCGGCGTGATCACCGGCTCCCCGACCGCCGCGGGCACCTCCAACGTGACGGTCACGGTGAAGGACTCGGCCGGCAAGTCCGGCACCACCAGCTTCACCTGGACGGTCACCACCGGTGGTGGCGGTTCCTGCACCCCGGCCCAGCTGCTCGGCAACCCGGGCTTCGAGACGGGCTCGGCGGCGCCGTGGACGGCGTCGAGCGGTGTGATCGACAACGGCTCCTCCGAGCCGGCCCACGGCGGCAGCTGGAAGGCGTACCTGGACGGCTACGGCAGCAGCCACACCGACACGCTGTCCCAGTCGGTGACGATCCCGGCGGGCTGCAAGGCGACGCTGAGCTTCTGGCTGCACATCGACACCGCGGAGTCGGGCTCGACGGCGTACGACAAGCTGACCGTCTCGGTGAACGGCACCACGCTGAAGACCTACTCCAACGTGGACGCCGCGGCCGGCTACCAGCAGCGCACCTTCGACCTCTCGGCCTACGCGGGCCAGACGGTCACCCTGAAGTTCACCGGCGTCGAGGACTCCTCGCTGCAGACGAGCTTCGTGATCGACGACACCTCGATCCAGACCGGCTGA
- a CDS encoding carbohydrate-binding module family 20 domain-containing protein, whose protein sequence is MVTTAPTRRPARAAGALAASAALALSLTGSLGAPAAQATPPANNGKDVTATLFEWRFDSVAQACTTTLGPKGYGFVEVSPPQEHIQGPQWWTSYQPVSYQIAGRLGDRASFKNMVDTCHAAGVKVIADAVVNHMTAGSGTGTGGTVYTKYNYPGTYQDQDFHTCRQPITDYQDRTNVQECELVNLADLDTGSASVQTTIAHYLDDLGSLGVDGYRIDAAKHIAATELAAIKAKMANPNAYWVQEVIYGAGEPIQPSEYTGNGDVDEFRVGTDLKRIFTSDKLASLSTWGASWGYLPSNQARSFIDNWDTERNGSTLNYTYGNTYTLANVFLLASTYGSPNIYSGYSFTNKDDGPPNGGTVNACYQDGWNCTHAWRQIANMVGFRNAVAGTGVTNWWSNGNNAIAFGRGDRGYVAINHESGAITQTFQTGLPAGTYCDVQHGDPQPGGGCTGPTYQVGANGQFTATVGAGDAVALYVQPGTTVSGASFNVNATTTYGQNVYVVGDVPALGGWDPAKALPLSSAGYPVWSLALSLPGGTSFQYKYVIKDGSGAVTWESGANRTATAPASGNVTLNDSWRS, encoded by the coding sequence GTGGTCACCACCGCCCCCACCCGCCGGCCTGCCCGCGCGGCCGGCGCGCTCGCCGCCTCGGCGGCGCTCGCGCTCTCGCTCACCGGGAGCCTCGGCGCCCCCGCCGCCCAGGCCACCCCGCCCGCGAACAACGGCAAGGACGTCACCGCCACCCTCTTCGAGTGGCGCTTCGACTCGGTCGCCCAGGCCTGCACCACGACCCTCGGCCCGAAGGGCTACGGCTTCGTCGAGGTCTCGCCGCCCCAGGAACACATCCAGGGCCCGCAGTGGTGGACCTCGTACCAGCCGGTCAGCTACCAGATCGCCGGGCGGCTCGGCGACCGCGCCTCCTTCAAGAACATGGTCGACACCTGCCACGCGGCCGGGGTCAAGGTGATCGCCGACGCGGTCGTCAACCACATGACGGCCGGCTCCGGGACCGGCACCGGCGGCACGGTGTACACCAAGTACAACTACCCCGGCACCTACCAGGACCAGGACTTCCACACCTGCCGCCAGCCGATCACCGACTACCAGGACCGCACCAACGTCCAGGAGTGCGAACTGGTCAACCTCGCCGACCTGGACACCGGCAGCGCCTCCGTCCAGACCACCATCGCCCACTACCTGGACGACCTCGGCTCGCTCGGCGTCGACGGCTACCGGATCGACGCCGCCAAGCACATCGCCGCCACCGAGCTCGCCGCCATCAAGGCCAAGATGGCCAACCCCAACGCCTACTGGGTGCAGGAGGTCATCTACGGCGCCGGCGAACCCATCCAGCCCTCCGAGTACACCGGCAACGGCGACGTCGACGAGTTCCGGGTCGGCACCGACCTCAAGCGCATCTTCACCAGCGACAAGCTCGCCAGCCTCAGCACCTGGGGCGCCTCCTGGGGCTACCTGCCGAGCAACCAGGCGCGCAGCTTCATCGACAACTGGGACACCGAGCGCAACGGCTCCACCCTCAACTACACCTACGGCAACACCTACACGCTGGCCAACGTCTTCCTGCTGGCCTCGACCTACGGCTCGCCCAACATCTACTCCGGCTACAGCTTCACCAACAAGGACGACGGCCCGCCGAACGGCGGCACCGTCAACGCCTGCTACCAGGACGGCTGGAACTGCACCCACGCCTGGCGGCAGATCGCCAACATGGTCGGCTTCCGCAACGCCGTGGCCGGCACCGGGGTGACGAACTGGTGGTCCAACGGCAACAACGCGATCGCCTTCGGCCGCGGCGACCGGGGCTACGTCGCGATCAACCACGAGAGCGGCGCGATCACCCAGACCTTCCAGACCGGGCTGCCGGCCGGGACGTACTGCGACGTCCAGCACGGCGACCCGCAGCCGGGCGGCGGCTGCACCGGCCCGACGTACCAGGTCGGCGCCAACGGGCAGTTCACCGCGACGGTCGGGGCGGGCGACGCGGTCGCGCTGTACGTCCAGCCCGGCACGACCGTCTCCGGCGCCTCGTTCAACGTCAACGCGACCACCACGTACGGGCAGAACGTCTACGTGGTCGGCGACGTCCCGGCGCTCGGCGGCTGGGACCCGGCCAAGGCGCTGCCGCTGTCCTCGGCCGGCTACCCGGTCTGGTCGCTCGCGCTCTCGCTGCCGGGCGGCACGTCCTTCCAGTACAAGTACGTCATCAAGGACGGGAGCGGGGCGGTGACCTGGGAGTCCGGCGCCAACCGGACGGCCACCGCGCCGGCCTCGGGGAACGTCACGCTGAACGACAGCTGGCGGTCGTAG